One Misgurnus anguillicaudatus chromosome 20, ASM2758022v2, whole genome shotgun sequence DNA segment encodes these proteins:
- the marcksl1b gene encoding MARCKS-related protein 1-B — MGSQASKGGVAVDGKAAVADPAAVKTNGQENGHVKTNGDVSAKADGDAAATNGSAEAAKESEAGAGDAIEPAPAAEGEAAKPEGEATKETPKKKKKKFSLKNSFKFKGISLKKNKKSTEVKEEAADAAPAAEEKAEENGVAAEEKKEEEEPKAEETPAPAETPKAEEPAAKPEEPAAAPKEEEAAAEPAAEPTKPTEETSSTPAPSEQKE, encoded by the exons ATGGGATCCCAGGCATCAAAGGGAGGAGTGGCTGTCGACGGGAAAGCCGCCGTTGCTGACCCGGCTGCCGTCAAGACAAATGGCCAG GAAAACGGCCATGTTAAGACCAACGGTGACGTCTCTGCCAAGGCAGATGGAGATGCAGCCGCCACCAACGGTTCCGCAGAGGCAGCCAAAGAATCGGAGGCGGGGGCCGGTGATGCCATCGAGCCCGCTCCTGCAGCCGAGGGCGAGGCGGCCAAACCAGAGGGTGAGGCCACCAAGGAGACCcccaagaagaagaagaagaagttcTCCCTGAAGAACTCCTTCAAATTCAAGGGCATCTCACTGAAGAAGAACAAGAAGAGCACAGAGGTGAAGGAAGAAGCCGCCGACGCAGCTCCGGCCGCCGAGGAGAAGGCAGAAGAGAACGGGGTAGCCGCCGAGGAGAAGAAGGAGGAGGAGGAGCCCAAGGCGGAGGAGACACCCGCCCCTGCCGAGACCCCCAAGGCCGAGGAACCCGCAGCCAAACCTGAGGAGCCTGCCGCTGCTCCTAAAGAGGAGGAGGCGGCTGCTGAACCTGCTGCAGAGCCCACAAAACCAACAGAGGAGACCAGCTCCACACCTGCGCCATCTGAACAGAAGGAGTGA